A stretch of the Candidatus Methylacidiphilales bacterium genome encodes the following:
- a CDS encoding biopolymer transporter ExbD, producing the protein MKLDRRHKPLSGLIELTPMIDVVLLLLVFFILSSALVAQPGIRVDLPRGLLAAGYRSNEWIITVALEADSKDRREARVLIFFNDQLVTLADLSSKLIEVNPQKENRTLVIKSDRFVPQGVLVDIMNIAIQGGWSVILATRE; encoded by the coding sequence ATGAAATTGGATCGCAGGCATAAACCGCTCAGTGGCTTAATCGAACTCACTCCGATGATTGATGTGGTGTTGTTGCTCTTGGTGTTTTTTATTTTGAGTTCTGCTTTGGTTGCGCAGCCGGGAATTCGAGTTGATCTCCCGCGGGGGCTTTTGGCAGCGGGTTATCGGAGCAACGAGTGGATTATCACTGTGGCTTTGGAAGCTGATTCGAAAGATAGGCGGGAAGCACGGGTGTTAATTTTTTTTAATGACCAATTAGTCACTTTGGCTGATCTTTCGAGTAAGTTGATTGAGGTGAATCCGCAGAAGGAGAATCGGACGTTGGTGATCAAAAGCGATCGGTTTGTGCCGCAAGGAGTTTTGGTGGATATCATGAATATAGCCATTCAAGGGGGGTGGTCGGTGATCTTGGCGACTAGGGAGTAG
- a CDS encoding energy transducer TonB: MKAIDKLHEGLDPFASRLFGAVKKNKQFSYILIIVAGLHVVPFIYLKISYPRDRVVPRPAPKVILWAPEIVPPSLREQMDFISVFRDPASLMLPAPYKVQRTSEKPVSRLPKLQPTPTPIVSLAALSDVKAQQSESLTARALSALNPLRRQFVVFKPITMDSIPNRTQVIFTPSIRDRVRQPLPELPSAQVLMLNQTFPTQLRIAIDRDGRLRHALIAAGSGSDKLDQQALELIRNFRFTKLSDNESKALVWGDVKFFWAFQASENVTNHDSTAP; encoded by the coding sequence ATGAAAGCTATAGATAAATTACATGAGGGGCTTGATCCTTTTGCGAGTCGACTTTTTGGAGCTGTAAAGAAAAACAAACAGTTTTCATATATATTGATCATCGTGGCAGGATTGCATGTGGTGCCGTTTATTTATTTGAAAATAAGTTATCCAAGAGATCGAGTAGTGCCGCGGCCTGCGCCTAAAGTTATTTTATGGGCACCTGAGATTGTGCCGCCTTCTCTGCGTGAACAGATGGATTTTATCAGCGTCTTTCGTGATCCTGCCTCTTTGATGTTGCCTGCGCCTTATAAGGTTCAGCGTACATCTGAAAAGCCGGTTTCGCGGTTACCTAAATTGCAACCTACCCCTACGCCGATAGTTAGCTTAGCGGCTTTGAGTGACGTCAAGGCTCAGCAGAGCGAGAGCTTGACGGCGCGAGCGTTGAGTGCGCTCAATCCTTTACGCAGACAGTTTGTGGTTTTTAAACCCATAACTATGGATTCGATTCCGAATCGGACGCAGGTTATTTTTACTCCGTCAATTCGTGATCGAGTCAGGCAACCTTTACCTGAGTTACCTTCAGCTCAAGTGCTTATGCTGAACCAGACCTTTCCTACGCAACTGCGTATCGCTATAGATCGAGACGGTCGGCTTCGACACGCTTTAATCGCAGCAGGGAGTGGTAGTGATAAGTTGGACCAACAAGCGCTAGAACTTATAAGAAACTTTAGATTTACGAAATTGTCTGACAATGAATCAAAGGCTCTTGTGTGGGGCGATGTGAAATTTTTCTGGGCTTTTCAAGCTTCAGAAAATGTTACTAACCATGACTCCACTGCACCATGA
- a CDS encoding GuaB3 family IMP dehydrogenase-related protein — protein MGMWIGIGRKARVTYGFDEIALVPGRVTINPNEVDITFKIPNWKTQEEIELKIPIIASAMDGVTDVRFCIEMGRLGGLGVINLEGVQTRYENPEEVINEITRADKNSVTELIQKIYSAPIQEKLIAQRISELKSAGVLAAVSSIPQRAERFGALAQEAGADLFIVQSTVSTVQHISSQYPSLDLQKFCNMMRIPVIVGNAVTYDVVLDLMRCGVAGVLIGVGPGAACTSRGVLGLGVPQVTATVDAAAARDAYYIESKGRYVPIITDGGMSKGGDVCKALACGADAVMIGSAFARAQEAPGKGHHWGMATPHANLPRGTRIRVGVTGSLRQILFGPATVDDGSQNLVGAIMTCMGNVGAKDLRAFQKTEIIIAPSIKTEGKLFQMVQAVGMGTQ, from the coding sequence ATGGGCATGTGGATAGGCATCGGAAGAAAAGCTAGGGTTACCTATGGATTTGATGAAATCGCGCTCGTTCCTGGGCGTGTAACGATCAACCCAAATGAGGTGGATATTACGTTCAAAATTCCTAACTGGAAGACGCAAGAGGAAATTGAGCTCAAGATCCCGATCATTGCTAGCGCAATGGACGGAGTAACGGATGTGCGTTTTTGCATTGAAATGGGGCGGCTAGGAGGCTTGGGAGTGATTAATCTTGAGGGTGTCCAGACCCGCTATGAGAATCCGGAGGAGGTGATTAACGAGATAACGCGAGCTGACAAAAACAGCGTAACGGAGTTGATACAAAAAATTTATTCAGCTCCTATACAAGAGAAACTGATTGCACAGCGCATTAGCGAATTGAAGTCTGCTGGCGTATTGGCGGCAGTGAGTTCTATCCCTCAGAGAGCTGAGCGTTTTGGAGCGCTGGCACAAGAAGCGGGTGCGGATTTGTTCATCGTGCAATCTACGGTCAGCACCGTTCAGCATATCTCATCACAGTATCCATCGCTCGATTTGCAGAAATTTTGCAACATGATGAGGATCCCGGTTATTGTCGGTAATGCAGTTACCTATGATGTCGTGCTCGATCTTATGCGATGTGGAGTGGCAGGAGTTTTAATAGGAGTTGGCCCGGGAGCAGCCTGCACATCACGTGGAGTGTTGGGACTTGGGGTTCCCCAGGTGACTGCTACTGTGGATGCGGCTGCTGCTCGAGATGCATATTACATTGAAAGCAAGGGACGATATGTGCCGATCATTACAGATGGTGGGATGAGTAAGGGGGGAGATGTGTGTAAGGCCTTGGCTTGTGGCGCAGATGCGGTTATGATAGGCTCCGCCTTTGCGCGAGCTCAGGAGGCGCCTGGGAAGGGGCATCACTGGGGAATGGCGACTCCACATGCGAATTTGCCACGAGGCACACGTATCCGCGTGGGGGTGACGGGTTCGTTGCGACAAATCCTTTTTGGTCCAGCGACAGTAGATGATGGCTCACAAAATCTAGTCGGAGCGATCATGACTTGTATGGGGAATGTAGGGGCGAAAGATCTGCGAGCCTTTCAAAAAACCGAGATTATTATTGCCCCGTCGATCAAGACTGAGGGTAAACTGTTTCAAATGGTTCAGGCAGTGGGCATGGGAACTCAGTGA
- a CDS encoding prepilin-type N-terminal cleavage/methylation domain-containing protein, protein MAVECSNLGERRAFTLLEVMLAVSVLALLVGMLWTVVKSSIESAHYIQQVQTEQQQFVALNAFLENLFRRLPAEAQITSRLKDQGSKGLSLLYITNAPGAIYLLNQGANIDTLVLGAREQIGGYVQFSLFSSASAVDTSDENEPPLDLIKDLADIQWRYFDVRSQQWMTDWLDTSTKPGLIELTLKPAGKNEASYTFTYWIPPLVKPSTYDPRANPDQPPGAPPGGASSSPSNFMPQPNTPGSTMPLQPIPYGPRPLPGTPPPKP, encoded by the coding sequence TTGGCAGTAGAGTGTTCAAATTTGGGTGAGCGGAGGGCGTTCACATTACTTGAAGTGATGCTTGCGGTGTCTGTGCTAGCGCTCCTCGTAGGGATGCTATGGACTGTCGTTAAGTCTTCAATTGAAAGTGCGCATTACATCCAGCAGGTTCAAACGGAACAACAACAATTTGTCGCACTGAATGCCTTTCTGGAGAATCTTTTTCGTCGCCTTCCTGCAGAGGCCCAAATTACCAGCCGTTTAAAGGATCAAGGCTCAAAGGGACTGAGTCTTCTATACATTACAAACGCCCCGGGGGCGATTTATTTATTAAACCAAGGAGCGAATATCGACACTTTAGTGTTAGGAGCACGCGAACAAATTGGTGGATACGTTCAATTTTCACTTTTTTCATCGGCATCTGCGGTTGACACATCGGACGAAAATGAGCCACCCTTAGATTTAATCAAAGATTTGGCTGATATTCAGTGGCGATATTTTGACGTTCGTTCTCAACAATGGATGACGGATTGGTTGGATACCTCTACTAAACCAGGGTTGATAGAGCTTACTTTAAAGCCTGCAGGGAAAAATGAAGCATCCTACACTTTCACTTACTGGATACCTCCACTTGTCAAGCCATCCACCTATGATCCGCGGGCAAATCCAGATCAACCTCCAGGGGCACCTCCAGGAGGAGCATCATCTTCTCCCTCCAATTTCATGCCACAACCCAACACACCTGGTTCAACAATGCCCCTTCAGCCCATACCCTACGGGCCACGCCCACTTCCTGGAACGCCTCCGCCTAAGCCATGA